From Echinicola jeungdonensis, the proteins below share one genomic window:
- a CDS encoding Fur family transcriptional regulator codes for MAEKSIIEKAKKIFENFLLRHGSRKTPERFSVIDELYALPQDEHIDVEGLFLLMRNKGYSISRATIYNTLDLLVECGLAVKHQFKDKVALYEQALTYKHHDHHVCNQCRKIREFSDERINLIKEAMGKEFESAITSHSLVLYGDCQIPNCKNLKLV; via the coding sequence ATGGCAGAAAAATCTATAATAGAGAAAGCAAAAAAAATATTTGAAAACTTTTTGCTCAGGCATGGGAGCAGAAAAACCCCTGAGCGTTTTTCAGTGATTGATGAATTATATGCCTTGCCCCAGGACGAACATATTGATGTAGAAGGCCTTTTCCTCTTGATGCGCAATAAAGGTTATTCAATAAGCAGGGCTACCATATATAATACTTTGGATCTTTTGGTTGAATGTGGATTGGCTGTAAAACATCAGTTCAAAGACAAAGTTGCCCTCTATGAGCAGGCTTTAACCTATAAACATCATGACCACCATGTTTGCAACCAATGCCGAAAAATTAGGGAGTTTTCGGATGAAAGGATTAATTTAATCAAGGAAGCCATGGGCAAGGAATTTGAATCTGCCATTACCAGCCATTCCCTTGTATTGTATGGGGATTGTCAAATTCCAAATTGCAAAAATCTTAAACTAGTATGA
- a CDS encoding aspartyl protease family protein, translating to MKEEKRKVKIPFFDHNNLVVVPVSLNKGEPLNFLLDTGVKSNILFSKGIGDAMGLFYTRKLNLMGADGKTVLTALVSPNNHFDLGPVEGTFQAILVLTEDFFELDKVIGVPIHGILGYEFFKFNPVKIDYDNQLISFYRKDVFKCKPFGYREMNLDFDNYKPYIQSTIKQYNGPDLEAKLLIDTGANHGLLLNRETSEDIVLPPVTLETHLGRALGGNLFGHVGRIRKYSMGRLSFKRVITSFPEETDYSSIIIGSGRKGSLGSDVISRLQVIFDYPRERLFFKKGGKFGTPFVYDMSGMDVKMASLEDRKYYISEVRENSPAENLGIKPGDEIVKINQLPAEYWQLHEILELLKSEEGKEILLTLRRKEEQEWKIMEVSLTLKKQL from the coding sequence ATGAAAGAGGAAAAAAGAAAGGTCAAAATTCCTTTTTTTGATCATAATAATCTGGTAGTAGTGCCAGTTTCATTAAATAAAGGGGAACCTCTAAATTTTTTACTAGATACAGGAGTGAAATCTAATATTTTATTTAGTAAGGGCATTGGGGATGCTATGGGTTTGTTTTATACCCGCAAGTTGAATCTAATGGGCGCTGATGGCAAAACCGTATTAACTGCATTGGTATCTCCCAATAACCATTTTGATCTGGGCCCTGTAGAAGGGACTTTTCAGGCTATTTTGGTCCTTACTGAAGATTTTTTTGAATTGGATAAAGTGATTGGTGTCCCCATTCATGGTATCCTTGGTTATGAGTTTTTCAAATTCAATCCAGTAAAGATCGATTATGACAATCAGTTAATCTCCTTTTACCGGAAAGATGTATTTAAGTGTAAACCCTTTGGGTATAGGGAAATGAATCTAGATTTTGATAATTACAAACCCTATATCCAGAGCACCATTAAACAATACAATGGTCCTGATTTAGAGGCCAAATTGTTAATTGATACAGGGGCTAACCATGGCTTGCTATTAAATAGGGAAACTTCTGAAGACATTGTTTTACCCCCGGTAACCCTAGAAACACATTTGGGAAGGGCTTTAGGGGGAAATCTTTTTGGCCATGTGGGTCGGATAAGAAAATATTCCATGGGCAGATTAAGTTTTAAAAGGGTGATTACGTCATTTCCTGAAGAGACCGATTATTCTTCCATCATTATTGGTTCAGGAAGGAAAGGGAGCCTGGGTTCAGATGTGATATCCAGATTGCAGGTTATTTTTGACTATCCACGGGAAAGGTTATTTTTCAAGAAAGGGGGTAAATTTGGAACCCCATTTGTGTATGATATGAGTGGGATGGATGTGAAAATGGCCAGCCTCGAGGATCGGAAGTATTATATCAGTGAGGTACGTGAAAATAGCCCTGCGGAAAATTTAGGAATAAAACCAGGTGACGAAATTGTCAAAATCAATCAACTTCCCGCTGAATATTGGCAACTGCATGAAATCCTTGAATTATTGAAATCCGAAGAAGGAAAAGAAATCTTGCTTACCCTTAGAAGGAAAGAAGAGCAAGAATGGAAAATCATGGAAGTTTCCCTCACTTTGAAAAAACAGTTGTAA
- a CDS encoding PAS domain-containing protein, with protein MAINSGAIQQNILLTLKRNSFCDFDLLHISPAFERLGNVLDKKKDCLEHFDSVFPTLERPALETLFQSAKREKALETFLFSEPHIFQKVNISGYTLSENPEQNCLVNLLIAPVAFNPEINLQWIIHPDGKTVYFNKEDIASVRPKNTSDLANFLELKFHFLKKESISSFLKSKGTDQLVVYPDHIILKKEELYQGYELISICYTIDENDQTNYFNEDKEQLIRANSGVIYYEHEVGDKRINWSGAIKEILGYSLEEFKRVCILDWGEFIHQEDLPSLYTGFESEFLAKSVCEVVYRMRHKNGQYIYVQDTARTFFNENTGKKMVIGMIKDISQLKEIEEDLAENQFKLNQLTGVVPGAVYMLKTKDLGSHQFIFLSEGIYQLLEVEPKDFGKDYEKLMEMVHPEDLGKLIEADKNAIETDSKFENYFRIVLPNGKIKWLYGAANRLHQYTQEGIWAGFIVDVTYTKQKEEEAQLNFLRYKSIYDNTPLSILHLDTEGKITSVNQSFIKKFGITNESMILGKNILDYQDKQPLFNAFKDAFNTGSGFYEGPYISDFSNSFFYIKLMVEKTDHETGYQATLEDITEKEFTNQVLSRVAEISAQFNEVDFFEEVVKLLSIKLNLEFCLIGEFEPNTESIKTIAVAKGGKIIPNFKYSLVGTPCMKSIASNDEVTMICENVAEKYPDDHFLIEHKIQSYGSIAIKDKSGKKIGILTLMDTQPIQNQIGVSNIITILGDRTGAELQRLKYEKELRESEQLYRSIAENFPQGTVDVLDKNFRYIYTEGKEYEKENINPADLIGENHFSKFCPNTAQKAKYYLDKVFNNQTVTYEISYGGQHYLKFGVPLQNNAGEIDRVLLVTQNISEIKEAECERERLIQDLKSHNEELQRFAYIVSHNLRAPIVNITALLEMLNYENLNDPDNQEVIKNLKVSTSILNTTLNDLIEVISIRKQKIPKIETISFSQLVHNVEKSLFKQISDTQVKIKKDFSQVKEINYVYAHLENFLLNFMTNSIKYRHPDRVPEIQITTRMQDDYCVLSFSDNGIGIDLERYKDRLFGLYQRFHSHIEGKGLGLYLVREQLRVHDGKIEIESEVNEGSTFWVFLKNMKPSQDTTAKQNTLFDN; from the coding sequence ATGGCAATAAATTCTGGAGCAATTCAACAAAATATACTCCTTACACTGAAAAGAAATTCCTTTTGCGATTTTGATTTATTGCACATATCACCTGCTTTTGAGAGATTGGGGAATGTTTTGGACAAGAAGAAAGATTGTCTAGAACATTTTGATAGCGTTTTCCCAACCCTTGAAAGGCCGGCATTGGAAACTTTGTTTCAATCGGCAAAAAGAGAAAAAGCCCTGGAAACTTTTTTATTTTCCGAACCCCATATTTTTCAAAAGGTCAATATATCTGGATATACCTTATCCGAAAACCCCGAACAAAACTGCCTTGTCAATTTATTAATTGCTCCGGTAGCTTTTAATCCAGAAATAAATTTACAATGGATCATTCACCCAGATGGGAAAACTGTTTATTTCAATAAGGAAGATATTGCTTCAGTAAGACCCAAAAACACTTCTGATCTTGCCAATTTCCTTGAATTAAAATTTCATTTTCTGAAAAAGGAATCCATTAGTTCCTTTTTGAAATCAAAAGGGACGGACCAGTTAGTGGTATATCCAGATCATATTATACTCAAAAAGGAAGAGCTTTATCAAGGGTATGAATTGATCAGCATATGCTATACCATTGATGAAAATGACCAAACAAATTATTTTAATGAAGATAAGGAACAGCTTATCCGCGCCAATTCAGGGGTGATTTATTATGAGCATGAAGTTGGGGATAAAAGGATCAATTGGTCAGGTGCCATCAAAGAAATACTAGGCTACTCCCTTGAAGAATTCAAGAGGGTATGTATTCTAGACTGGGGTGAATTTATACATCAGGAAGATTTACCATCCTTGTATACAGGATTTGAATCGGAATTTTTAGCAAAAAGTGTTTGTGAAGTAGTTTACCGTATGCGTCACAAGAACGGACAATATATTTATGTCCAGGATACGGCAAGAACTTTCTTCAATGAGAATACGGGCAAAAAAATGGTCATTGGAATGATCAAGGATATTTCCCAACTCAAGGAGATAGAGGAGGACCTCGCCGAAAACCAGTTCAAGTTAAATCAACTCACCGGAGTTGTACCTGGGGCGGTCTATATGCTGAAAACCAAGGATCTTGGCAGCCATCAATTTATTTTTCTCAGTGAGGGGATTTATCAACTTTTAGAGGTAGAACCGAAAGATTTTGGAAAGGATTATGAAAAGTTGATGGAAATGGTTCATCCCGAGGATTTGGGGAAATTGATTGAGGCGGATAAGAATGCGATAGAAACAGATTCCAAATTTGAGAATTATTTTAGAATCGTCTTACCTAATGGAAAAATCAAATGGCTTTATGGGGCTGCCAATCGACTGCATCAATATACCCAGGAAGGAATTTGGGCTGGGTTTATTGTTGATGTAACTTATACCAAGCAAAAGGAGGAGGAAGCCCAGTTAAATTTTCTAAGGTACAAATCCATTTATGACAATACCCCGCTTTCCATTTTGCACTTGGATACTGAGGGTAAAATTACCAGCGTTAACCAATCTTTTATCAAAAAATTCGGTATTACTAATGAAAGCATGATTTTGGGGAAAAATATCCTGGATTACCAGGATAAGCAACCCCTTTTCAATGCTTTCAAAGATGCTTTTAATACAGGGTCGGGTTTTTATGAAGGCCCCTATATTTCCGATTTTTCCAATAGCTTCTTTTATATAAAGTTGATGGTTGAAAAGACCGATCATGAAACAGGTTATCAAGCTACTTTGGAAGATATCACAGAGAAGGAATTTACCAATCAGGTTCTGAGCCGGGTAGCCGAAATATCAGCTCAATTTAATGAGGTGGATTTTTTTGAGGAGGTGGTCAAATTGCTTTCCATTAAACTTAATTTGGAGTTTTGTCTTATAGGAGAATTTGAGCCTAATACCGAATCTATCAAAACCATCGCAGTAGCGAAAGGGGGGAAAATCATTCCAAATTTCAAATATTCACTGGTTGGAACCCCATGCATGAAATCCATTGCTTCCAATGATGAAGTAACGATGATTTGTGAAAACGTGGCAGAGAAATATCCAGATGATCATTTTCTCATTGAGCACAAGATTCAATCTTATGGATCTATTGCCATAAAGGACAAATCTGGAAAGAAGATTGGGATATTAACCTTAATGGATACCCAACCTATCCAAAACCAAATTGGGGTAAGCAATATCATTACCATATTGGGAGACCGTACGGGAGCGGAATTGCAAAGGTTGAAGTACGAAAAAGAGCTTCGGGAATCTGAGCAACTTTATAGGAGCATTGCAGAAAACTTCCCCCAAGGAACTGTAGACGTTTTGGACAAAAATTTCAGATATATTTATACGGAAGGAAAGGAATATGAAAAAGAAAATATTAATCCTGCAGATTTAATTGGGGAAAACCATTTTTCTAAATTCTGTCCTAATACAGCGCAAAAAGCCAAATATTACCTTGATAAAGTTTTTAACAATCAAACGGTCACTTACGAGATTTCTTATGGGGGACAGCATTACCTGAAATTTGGAGTGCCTCTTCAAAATAATGCCGGGGAAATAGACCGGGTTTTACTTGTAACCCAAAATATTAGTGAAATAAAGGAAGCCGAATGTGAAAGAGAAAGGTTGATCCAAGACCTTAAATCCCATAATGAAGAGTTGCAGCGTTTTGCTTATATAGTATCCCATAACCTCAGGGCGCCTATTGTAAATATTACCGCCTTGTTGGAGATGCTTAATTATGAAAATCTTAATGACCCTGATAACCAAGAGGTTATTAAAAATCTCAAAGTTTCCACTTCCATACTCAATACGACCCTTAATGATTTGATCGAAGTGATTTCCATCCGGAAACAGAAAATTCCAAAAATTGAAACCATATCCTTTTCCCAATTGGTACACAATGTTGAAAAAAGCCTTTTCAAACAAATTTCAGATACCCAGGTAAAAATTAAAAAGGATTTTTCCCAGGTTAAAGAAATCAATTACGTATATGCGCATTTGGAAAACTTTTTGCTCAATTTTATGACCAATTCCATCAAATACCGCCATCCCGACAGGGTTCCTGAAATTCAAATTACCACTCGAATGCAGGATGACTACTGTGTGCTTTCTTTTTCTGACAATGGAATTGGAATTGATTTGGAAAGGTATAAGGACAGGTTATTCGGCCTATATCAAAGGTTCCATTCACATATTGAGGGCAAAGGCCTGGGGCTATATTTGGTAAGGGAA